From the Neobacillus sp. PS3-34 genome, the window ATGGGATGAAGCATTAGACCGTCAGCCTCTTCCTGGCAACGCACCTTTTGAAGAAGGAACATTTACGCGTATCGTAGAAAAAATGGTATTACGATTTACAATCAAAGTATTGCAAAATCAGCAAGTTAGAGTTACAGCAATTTAACTACCATTGTAATTTAGTAAAGGAATTTCTTTACAATAACTAATTAGATAACAATCTCGTCATTATCATCGATCTCTGTTATAAGAGATGGTAATGACGAGATTTTTTTTGCAAAGTGAAAGTTCTCATACCAAAATATATTCATTTGGATTAAAAACGGCACTGAAATTAGCCAATACCGATTTCTTTTAAAAAAAACAGCAAGTCTTCTCAAGCAGAAAGGTTTTGTGTGAATTTTATATTTCCCATGAATGTCCATGGGCGTTTACCCATACATAGTCATTTGTCATGCATAGGATACACCATTCTGAGTCATCTAGGAGGAGAAAAAATATGTCTGACAAAAAACATAAAAAACACACTCATAAGTGTGATGATCATTGCGAATGCGAATCAACCCATAACGAACATCCACATATTTCCATTGGAAAAATTGTTACAAAGGTCCCTGTCGTTTTAGCTGAACTGACCTTGCAAGTAAATGTAGATACTACTATTACTTTTCCTGAGGCAGTATTAGAAATTAAAGATATTAAAAAGAGATTAAAAATTACTCAGTGTCGTCTGCTGCTGCCAACAAATAAATTGTTTGTAAAAGGATTTGTACGAAAAAACATCCAATATGCAAGCCCATGTAAGGATATATCAGAAAGCACTTCCACATCCGTAGCCTCAGATTTGCACTCATTAACTGTGGATATTCCATTCCAGTGTGTAACTGAAATTAAAAAGTTTCTTTCTAAACCAGTCATGCCCGAAATGAACAATCGCCAGGAGTTTGATTTCTTCGTTTCAAAACCATTACCTTCTGGATTTCCTGAAAAAGATGAGCTGTTAACAAGCGATCTTTCTCAATTCCATCAGGCAAGCAAACAATTTTATAATGAACTTCCTTTCTGTGAATTGATTTCAAGCAAAATTATTGAATGGGATGAAGCGATAGACAGACAGCCTTTGCCTACTTCTTCTCCTTTAGATGAAGGGTTTTTTACTACAATAGAAGAAAAAATGGTGGTAGATTTCACTTTGAAGGTTCTTCAAAATCAACAAGTACGCATTTCTTCCACAACCAATGACCATGATTGGGACTCTGACTGTAATTGATTGATTTTATGAAACAATGAAAATAGATTCGGGGATATACTCCATTTCGGGTATAATCCCCTTCCTAATGATTAGGAAATTTTAATTGAAGAAAGTTACAAGGAGGGGACAGGAACGGATGCTTATATAAGCGGTCCTTCCTTTACGAAATGAATAATGAGAGGAATGTTTTTCATGAAATGAATAATTTTCAAAGCAGAATGCCTGACACATACGGCCAGGCACAGCAATATGCACTTCCACGAAGTCATACTATAACGAATCGAAGTAATAGCAATGGCAAAAATAATAATAATTTTACAAATGGACCATCTATACAAAATGAGAGCCAGGAAGTAAATATTAACCAATACAAGCCTAAGGACTCTAAACCTTTAATTTTTACTCCTCCAAAGGTTCGTGATCAACAAATAATGTATAAGCAAATTGATTATGAGGAATCAGAGGATTACCTATTAGATGAAAGTGAAGATGAAATAAATTCAAGTGAATTGGAAACCCAGTTCCTCATGCAATTATCAGAACAAAAAGGTAACCTGAGAAAAGAAAAGGAGGAATTGAAGCCCTCTTCCGAGGAAGACAAAAAAGAAAAGGTTTCATTTTCAGATGGAATACACAAGGAAGAATACAAGGATCACCGTCATTTGAAAACAATCCAAGATGAGTCCTCTTCTTCCAGCAAGAACGATTCCACTCTAAATGAAGACTTAGTAAAGAAATTCACAGCTATGTTAGAGGAATCTTCATCTTACACTGATGAATCATCTTCAAGTGATGATGAGTCCTCTTCCAGTCACGATTTGTCTTCTTCTCTTGAGGAGTCCTCTTCTAGTCATGATGAGTCTTCTTCTCCTGAGGAATCCTCTTCTAGTCATGATGAGTCTTCTTCTCCTGAGGAATCCTCTTCTAGTCATGATGAGAATTCTTCTCTTGAGGAATCCTCTTCCAGTCACGATGAGTCTTCTTCTCCTGAGGAATCCTCTTCTAGTCATGATGAGTCTTCTTCTCCTGAGGAATCCTCTTCTAGTCATGATGAGTCTTCTTCTCTTGAGGAATCCTCCTCTAGTCACGATGAGTCTTCTTCTCTTGAGGAGTCCTCTTCCAGTCACGATGAGTCTTCTTCTCTTGAGGAGTCCTCTTCCAGTCATGATGAGTCTTCTTCTCCTGAGGAATCCTCTTCTAGTCATGATGAGTCCTCTTCTTCTGAGGAATCCTCTTCTAGTCATGATGAGTCCTCTTCTCTTGAGGAATCCTCTTCCAGTCATGATGAGTCTTCTTCTCCTGAGGAATCCTCTTCTAGTCATGATGAGTCTTCTTCTCTTGAGGAATCCTCTTCTAGTCATGATGAGTCTTCTTCTCTTGAGGAATCCTCTTCTAGTCATGATGAGTCTTCTTCTCCTGAGGAATCCTCTTCCAGTTTCGATGAGTCTTCTTCTCTTGATGAATCTTTTTCACACCTAGAATCCGAGGAATCCTCATCATCGGCAAGTTATCTAGACAAAGATAAAGATCATGTTCACCCTTTAATTGTAAGAATTCCTGTTTTACTTTCATTGTTAAAGGTTGACATTGATATTTATGATTCTTTTAATCTATTCGTTCCAATATCAAGTGTGATAAAGGTAAACTGGAGCATAAATTCGTTAGATTGCAAGGTCCTACTCCCAACCCCAAATGTGTTCTTAAAAGGTGAGTTAATTGCAGATATTGAATATGTAAAAGATAATGTGGAAAATACTTTACATTCAATCAAAATTATTGTTCCATACGAAAAGGTGATTGTGGCTGAATGGCTTCATTCTCCTAACTTACCTAGCACTCACCAGGCTGAGTATATGTTCGTTTCACCTGATCGCCAGGAAATTCAGTATCACCGCGAATTTACTCAACAATTTGCTGAACCAGTTTACTGTGAACTGCATGGTATACAGACAATCTGGCATGACGAGTTAATATCAAAGGACGGTAAACCTGAACTTGATGTTCAAGGTAAGGGTACTTTAACTATCAGTCTTTTACAATCCCAGTATGTAGATTTAAACATCAAGTAAATAAGTTACATTTTGGATGAAAGTAATCAAAAATATAATTAGACTTATCTTTTACAAGTCTATTCAATGGTATGTAAAAAAGGGTGCCCCTTCTACGAGACACCCTTCCTTTTCTATTAGAAACATGTACCTCTGAGGTTTGCACCTGCATTGTCACGACGTTGTTCTTGAGTCAATCTAACTACTAAATCGATTGTTACTTTTTCAGTAAGTTTGTTGAAATTACCAAAATTATCAAAATCATGCGGGAAGTCCATTTGTAATACTTTAGCTCTTAGCAATTTACATTTAACAGGTTGGTTAAAGACCTCGAATGTTTCAGATCCGAAACTGCAGCGATCTGAGCCCATTCCATCCGCTGCCATTTCCCTGATCTCACTAATTTGATTATTCTTTTGGCTAAAGCAGAAATCAATATCAGGTAAGTTAGAAATGGTTTGAAAACATTTAAAAGGAACATTTACACTAAAATCTCTTATAAACCCATTACAACTATCTGAAAATTGAATATTTTTATGCACAAATCCTTCAATGAACAAATTTACAGCATTTGCTATACCGGCACCGGGATGATTCGGGTTTTCTATCGGGATTGCCTTACACTGTGTTAATTGCACATTTTTCCTGATTTGCTTAATCTCGCGAGCAGAATGTGGTAGCTTAATATCTGCTTCGACGTTTGTTGTGATAGGAATATCAGCGATAATAACGTTCCGTTCAAAATCTTGAAGATTAATTGGTGTTCCTACCATACAGAAATGGTCCTGAGTTTTTGCTGTATCGCAAGTAGGCAATGGCGGGCACTTATCATGTGAGTTACAGCCACAACCAGTATTTTTATTCATACAATTCACTCCTTTTTGATTTTATCAAAAGACATTAAAAGAAATATTCCATATCAGTTTATTTCTCTTTTTCTTTTGACTTACTATTTTATATGCTTAAGTGCTAGTATTCGTATGGACAGCTGCCGATAGACTTTCACATATTTTTTACAACTTGTACGTTTTTTCATTTCATTTGATTAATTCCATTAAAAAGGGCTGACCCGAATGGCTAAAATCTAACAGCCATTCAGGTCAGCCCTTCACTTTTGAATATTATACTTCCATCGTTTCATTTATATGGTTCACAATCCGAACGGCTTTTCCTTCTGATCTCGGAATCGATTTTGGCTGAAGGATGTTAACATCCACCGAAATTAAACAATGGTTTTTTATTAGGTGGTGAATATGCTTTTTAAGTTCATTTATTTTTCCATGATTCATATCGCCGTGTATTTGATTAAAGAGTTCATCCGTCACTTCTACTTGCAGCTCTATATGCTGTAAACTCCCCCTTTTAAATAAGTGAATCTGATAATGCGGTTCGATATCTTTTTCCAAAAGTAAAAAATGCTCGATTTCGGATGGAAATACATTGACTCCCCGAACAATCAGCATATCATCTATTCGCCCTTTTACACGTGACATTCTAACTGTTGTTCGCCCGCATTTACACTTCTCTCTGTTAATAGAAGCAATATCTCCTGAACGATAGCGGATAATCGGAAATGCTTCTTTGGTCAAACTGGTAAAGACCAGTTCCCCATCTTCCCCATCCGGAACCGGCTCTAACGTATTTGGATCAATTACTTCTACAATAAAGTGATCCTCGGCAATATGCAGGCCGTCCTGGGCTTCATGGCATTCCATCGAAACTCCAGGTCCCATAACCTCGCTTAAACCATAAATATCACATGCTTTTATATCCAGCTTTTGCTCTATTGTATTGCGCATTTCCTCTGACCAAGGCTCCGCTCCAAGTATTCCGAATTTCAGTGATGTCTCTTTGGGGTTCTTGCCCAGTTCCTCCATGCGCTCAGCTAAATTCAATAAATAAGAAGGGGTACAGCATATTACTGTGGGCTTAAAATCTTCAATAATCGTAATTTGCCGATCTGTATTCCCCCTGAGACTGGTACCGTTACCATTCCGAGCTCTTCACTTCCATAATGGAGCCCGAGCCCGCCTGTAAATAACCCATAACCATATGCATTATGCAGCATTTCTCCCGGCTGTCCACCGGAAATGGCAATTGCACGTGCTACAAGCTCGGACCAAATTTTAATATCGCTTTTTGTATACCCTACAACCGTTGCCTTTCCACTGGTACCTGATGAAGCATGAATGCGAATTAATTCGCTTTGGTTAACGGCAAATAAACCGAATGGATAGTGGTCTCTTAAATCTTTTTTTACCGTAAAAGGGAGTCTGGCAATGTCCCTGACGGATTGGATATCTTCGGGTTTTACATCCAGCTCATTAAACTTATTTTTATAAAATGGGACCTTATCATAAACTCTCTTAACGGTTTCTTGAAGTCGTTTCAATTGAAGTTGTTCCATCACCGCTTTGGAAGCGGTTTCAATTTCATGCATGATCATATACCAAATCCCCCTCATAACCATTTTTGATAAGTAAAAGCAAATCAAATGTGACGATTTTTTCCCGATGCGTTACTTTTTCGTTCAGCTATTTACCCCTAAATTTAACTTGGAAATATTCGAATGTCAAATAATTTTTATAAAATTATTTATATTCAGAATTATAAAATTGGGAGGATACTAATTACAGATCCTTGTTTGTAAAATTTGCATTTATAAAAAGCTGCCGAGGGTTTCCCGGCAGCTTTTTCCTGTTTGTTAGTGATTTTTCCTTTAAATTAGACGAGCAATTCAAATTGCTCAATGCTGCTGTTTGTAATAAGTAATGGCCAGGGCAAAGGCGAGAACGGCTCCTTTTACGATGTCCATTGCGTAATACGGAACGGACATCATGACGAGCCCGTTTTGCAAAATGCCGATTAGCACGGCCCGACAAACGTCCCAATGGCATTCGGTTTTCCTGAACCCAAAACGGAAAAGCCAATGAATGCTGCCGCGACGGAATCCATTAAATAGGGGGAACCAGCGTTAATTTCCGCTGTCATCACACGGGAGGCAAGGACAATGCCTCCGATTGAAGAAAATAAGGCAGACAATAGATAGGCTAAGGTTTTATAGCGGTTAACCGGAATTCCCGATAGCCTCGCCGCCTCCTTATTTCCGCCAATCACATACATATAACGCCCATGCTTCGTATAGGTCAAAAAGACATGCACGGTGAGAACGGCAACGGCCATGATGATAATAATCCATGGTACCTGGCCGATTTTCGCAAAAATCCTGCTGATCAATCCGGCGGATGTGCTGCCATCGGGCATGATCATATTTTCTGAAATGGTTGCTCCCTTCGTATAGGTAAGCGCAGTTCCCTGGATAATAAACATCATCGCCAGAGTCATCAGCATATCCGGTATCCGAAGTTTCAGGATCATAAATGAATTGATTGCCCCGACTACGAGGGAAGCAACGACTGCTGCAAAAATTGCAATAAGGGTATTCTCGGAGAACCAGACAAACATCGAAATAACAATCGCATTGGATAAAGATGCAACAGAACCTGCAGACAGGTCGAAGCCATCAACAGATAATGAAATGGTTATGCCAATCGCGATAATGGTTACAATCGAAATCGATCTTAAAATATTGATAATATTGTCTCCTTGTACAAAGGAAGGGTTTGCCGATGAGAAAATGATAATCAGGACAAAAATGGTTAATATCGTGCCGAATTTATATAAAAACTGAAACAATTCGAACGTTTTCTTTGGCGGAGCGTCGTTCTGAAAAGGAATTTTTGCTTCCATCCTATCTGCCTCCTGTTGAATAATATAAGACCTCTTCCTCGGTAGTTTCGCTGGCTTCAAGTTCCTTAACACTCTCACCGTCATAAAGGACATAGATGCGGTCTGTAATCCCTATAATCTCAGAAATCTCGGAGGAAGCATAAATAACGGCCTTTCCTTGCATTGCAAGCCCCGCTATTAGCTCGAAAATGTCCCGTTTGGCCCCAACATCGACTCCCTTTGTTGGCTCATCGAAAATATAGACATCAGCATCGGCGATTAGCCACTTGCCTATCGCCACTTTTTGCTGGTTACCCCCTGACAGGTTCTGGACCTTTGTAGCCTCGTCAGGAGTCTTGATGCCAAGGCGCTGAATAAATTCCTTCGCTGTGGCTCTTTCAGACCGGCGGTCCATAAAGCTCATGAAACCTGAAAACCTTTTGAGATTCGCTGCAGTCAGATTGGCTGCAACGCTCTCCTGCACTAAAATCCCTTCCTTTCGCCGTTCTTCCGGCACCAGGGCAATTCCGTTTTTCACTGCATCATACGGGCTGCCTAGATTCAAATTCTTTCCACGGATTCTGATCATCCCGGAGGTTACTTTAACAGCTCCGAACAAAGCCTTGCATACTTCTGTCTTTCCAGCACCTACAAGCCCGGCAATGCCGACTATTTCCCCTGCCCTAACTTGAAGGCTGACATTTTTCACTTTGTCCTGGTCATGAAGTTTCGTTACTTCAAACAGAATTTCCCCCACCCTGCCATTATGGCGAGGAAATTGTTCCTCGAGCGGACGGCCCAGCATATGTTCAATCACGCCGGAAGGAGAAGTGGCTCCAATCTGTTCACTTACGATAAATTCCCCGTTTCGCATGATGGTGATTTCATCACAGATTTCAAAAATTTCCGGCATCCTGTGTGAAATAAAAATGATCCCTACGTTTCTGTTTTTTAAATTCCTGACGATTCGAAACAGCTCAATCGTTTCGTTATGGCTTAACGGAGCTGTTGGCTCATCCAATATCAAAAAGCGGCAATCGCTTGAAAGAGCCCTCGCAATGAGAACCAGCTGCTTTTCTGCAAGTGTCAATTCAATTGCCAGCTTTGTTACAGGAATTTTCACATTCATGCTTGCCAGGATTTCAGCAGCTTTTGAATAGATATTCTTCCAACGTATCCACTGCTTGGTTCCCATTCGCTGAACTGTTTCATTAAGCATAATATTCTCTGCGACTGTCAGTGAAGGGATGATCGCAGTATCAACTTCCTGATAGACAATCTGGATGCCGTTTTCCTGGGCGGAGCTTGGGGAACGCATCGCGAGCTCACGGCCATCCAGTAAAATGGTTCCAGTATAGTGGCTATACGCACCGGCAAGGACCTTCATCAGTGTCGATTTCCCTGCACCATTAGCTCCGATTAGTGCATGAACTTTCCCTGTAACAGCCGTAAAGCTTACATTATCCAGGGCTTTCACACCCGGAAACTCGATTGAGATTTCTTTCATTTCAAGTATTGCTCCCGCCAAGTCGTATCCTCCTTCCTGGTTTTCCTTTATCACACTTGCTTAAAAACAACAGTGCCAGTTTCTTTATAGACTGTTACCCTCAAAAGCAGACACTCTTCCAAAAGAAAGTGCCTGCTCCCAGGATTACTTTTTATAATGTTTCTTTAATGTCTTCATCCAGTCTTCATCAAATGCATCCGATTTGCCCCAGCCATCGACGATATTCGCAAGGTTTACCATATTTACAGGTTCTTTGGATTTTTGAAGCTGTTCCTGTGAAATAAGGGAAGCTTCCAAATCATATTTTTGTGGTGTTTCCTCACCGGCAAGCTTTTTAGCAAGAAGGCGGATGTCCACTGAACCGATCAGTTTCGGGTCAACTGCTGCTGTGTATTTCCATGAGCTTTCTTTTCGCTGGATTTCCTGGAGATCTGCATTCGATACGTCAATTCCATAAATCTTGATCTCATCGCGGCCAGCTTCTTTAATGGCACGGGCGGCACCAATAGCGAATGCGTCCCAAGTGGCAAAGATCGCATCAATTTCACCTTTTTTATGTTTGTTCAGCATTGCTGCCACTGCATTTTGTGTCTGTGTGCTCGTATCCGCAGCCGCAACACCGAATCGCTCTACTTCGTTGATTCCAGGATTGGCCTTAAGGGTTTCCTGATAGATTTTGTTCCTTCTGACCATTGGCGGGAATCCGTCAACCCAGAGGTAGACAATATTCGCTTTGCCATTATGGTCTTTCACAAGCTGGTCAAGCGAAAGCTTCGCGAGTGCTTCATCGTCCTGTGAAGTCAGCGTAACGCCTTCCAGATTTGC encodes:
- a CDS encoding CsxC family protein, with amino-acid sequence MSDKKHKKHTHKCDDHCECESTHNEHPHISIGKIVTKVPVVLAELTLQVNVDTTITFPEAVLEIKDIKKRLKITQCRLLLPTNKLFVKGFVRKNIQYASPCKDISESTSTSVASDLHSLTVDIPFQCVTEIKKFLSKPVMPEMNNRQEFDFFVSKPLPSGFPEKDELLTSDLSQFHQASKQFYNELPFCELISSKIIEWDEAIDRQPLPTSSPLDEGFFTTIEEKMVVDFTLKVLQNQQVRISSTTNDHDWDSDCN
- a CDS encoding CsxC family protein; this encodes MNKNTGCGCNSHDKCPPLPTCDTAKTQDHFCMVGTPINLQDFERNVIIADIPITTNVEADIKLPHSAREIKQIRKNVQLTQCKAIPIENPNHPGAGIANAVNLFIEGFVHKNIQFSDSCNGFIRDFSVNVPFKCFQTISNLPDIDFCFSQKNNQISEIREMAADGMGSDRCSFGSETFEVFNQPVKCKLLRAKVLQMDFPHDFDNFGNFNKLTEKVTIDLVVRLTQEQRRDNAGANLRGTCF
- a CDS encoding sugar ABC transporter ATP-binding protein yields the protein MKEISIEFPGVKALDNVSFTAVTGKVHALIGANGAGKSTLMKVLAGAYSHYTGTILLDGRELAMRSPSSAQENGIQIVYQEVDTAIIPSLTVAENIMLNETVQRMGTKQWIRWKNIYSKAAEILASMNVKIPVTKLAIELTLAEKQLVLIARALSSDCRFLILDEPTAPLSHNETIELFRIVRNLKNRNVGIIFISHRMPEIFEICDEITIMRNGEFIVSEQIGATSPSGVIEHMLGRPLEEQFPRHNGRVGEILFEVTKLHDQDKVKNVSLQVRAGEIVGIAGLVGAGKTEVCKALFGAVKVTSGMIRIRGKNLNLGSPYDAVKNGIALVPEERRKEGILVQESVAANLTAANLKRFSGFMSFMDRRSERATAKEFIQRLGIKTPDEATKVQNLSGGNQQKVAIGKWLIADADVYIFDEPTKGVDVGAKRDIFELIAGLAMQGKAVIYASSEISEIIGITDRIYVLYDGESVKELEASETTEEEVLYYSTGGR
- a CDS encoding sugar ABC transporter substrate-binding protein is translated as MRKKIWRNAFVSAVAATLLLTGCSSGGDSKTVKGNPNVSLEGVPARFSKGDPVKIKVIRKIGGDDHTAQFLAGAKQEGESLGFQVDIFTANGDTAKFHDAINQALQQDYDGFVISHGDDAATVNDVKKIVDAGKKVVTFDSNPDIANLEGVTLTSQDDEALAKLSLDQLVKDHNGKANIVYLWVDGFPPMVRRNKIYQETLKANPGINEVERFGVAAADTSTQTQNAVAAMLNKHKKGEIDAIFATWDAFAIGAARAIKEAGRDEIKIYGIDVSNADLQEIQRKESSWKYTAAVDPKLIGSVDIRLLAKKLAGEETPQKYDLEASLISQEQLQKSKEPVNMVNLANIVDGWGKSDAFDEDWMKTLKKHYKK